The DNA window CCTACAGGGAATTGTATCTTATTTAAGTCCATCTTGGCAAAGCTTTTTTTGTCAGCGCAGAGAGCTCATAGAACAAATGAATCTGTGAGTGACACATCAGTCAATACCTGTGGAATAGCACAGAAATTGAAGACGCTCTGGTTGCGCAGCCGCGACAGGTAGGCGATAACATCTGGGACGTGTCGCAGGGCATCGGTGACCAGCAGGTTGAGACACGACAGAGCCGACTCCAGCTTGACCGGCTGGGCCAGGTCCTCAAGACGACCCGCAAACTGACTCCAAGCCTGCAAGGGGACACAAGGACGCAGGTTAAAACAACATCATAACAGAAAATTgaggacaataaaaaaatctaagatGCAATCTGCCCAAGACTGTGGTGTGACAACTTAAAAGGTCACACTCACATACAAACACTCTCATATCAGACTAAAGAGCAGGCTCCTACCTCTTGTGGCCAGAAGGCTCGTGCCACTTGCGTGTCCTCCAGATAGTCCCGGATGATGTTGGTCTTCTGGAGGAACAGGCCCATGGAGTTGGCCATCTCGGTGTCCCGCCCCACATCAGGGTCCTCCAGCTGGGACGCAGAGAAGAGCTGAGACAGGCCAATGCCCACCAGCCCGGCCACATAGTGGCAATACTGCACAGAGGAAAATACAGTTCTACAGGTGTATcatgcacaacaaacaaactgtcAGAGACGTGTTGAATCTATATCAGGCTAAAAGGACGCTGCTTTGCACAGTTTGAGGTGTATGGGAAGAATATTATTAATGCAGAATAAAGCTGCTAAACAAGTGCGCAAGTGTGTAAGCATTAAAACAtcataaatatttataacaAAAATTATtaagactttttctttttaggtTTATTGTTCTACAAGCGAACACCAACCTGATAAAACAAAGATCGTAGTTTAATCAAAGTTTCTTTTGTATCTCTGCTTATTTCTTTCGTCAAGGGATCTATTAAATGTATTAGCATTTAAATTTCTATTtatgttgatgtgtttttgttcttgctCTTGCCCATTtgcttgtttgtcagcaggattacgcaaaaactactgaactgattttcACTAAACTTATTGGAAGAATGGGATCTCAGCCAAGAAAGACCCCTTAATTATTTTTTCAGATCccttaacattgcaagattatttttatgttttcaccaatttcccagggaataattcagcGCCATTCGAGTTATTATTGCTATTCTCCTAATATACAGTAACAAAAGGCTAACTCTCACCAGGTCCCACTCCTTCATGGATCCCACTTTCTTCTCCAGGAATTCGGCCATTCCCACTCCCATACGTTGGCAGATATCTGAGATGACGTCTCTGTATTCCTGAGCAAGGTTTCTGAATTCCAGTGATATCTGGATTGAAAGGGCACAAGAAgattttagtaaaaaaaaacgtgAGTACCTGATTCACCTGCGTAATACCCTTTCATGTGTGACCATGCTGAACCACTGACCGTGGGGAAATCCTCCAGGACCTGCCGATCTTTCTCCTGGCTCTCGGTGAAGCACCACTCGTCCTGGTACAGGAAGGTGTGGAAATTATTCAGCATGGGGACTTTCTTGTCCAGGGGGATGGTCATGTCATCCTCCACTGTGTCCAGCGCTCGCAGCACCAAGTAGAAAATACACACTGCATGTCTGgatggcagagagaggagggaggacacagAGTCAgcgtggagctgtgtgtgtgtgtgacttggcTGAAAAGCTGCCTCGTCACTGATTTActaaatgacaaaaataacagaCATGACTCGGGGGTCAAAGCTCAGAGATCAGGTTAACCTAAATGTAGAAGAGTCCGAGGATAtttaaagtacacacacatacactcactcactcactaaaGATGTGTGTTTACAAACAGCTGTCATTTCTTTCCTGACAGTTCTGACCTAAAGAGGGAGCTTAAAttagaaacagcagcagcagcagagttatCTGTCTGCAACATTATCAGTTTCCTGCGGCAGGTTACAATGAGGATTTTTATGTCATTTGTTATTAATGTCTTTGTGTGACTGCATGCAgaaggcgggacatgacgtatacaTTCTGCTGCAGgaataatgtatttttgtttaggACCTCAACACTGGCAGCGACCCCTATCGCCCAAAGGACTTCAtcttatattaaattatataatgaaataataaatgaagcATCCTTCTACAAAAAGCAAATATTTCCTGTTTCAATATTGAACTTTTGGGAACCGTTGAATGTTGGTAGACCAGAGGAAGCTATTTGAAAACATTGCTGCATAGATTTTCATTTTATGCCGAAATGTTGCACAACACCTAAACACATCTCCATAGATCAGAGATCAGATCTTATCCTGCAACAACAAGCAAACCAACAGAGTGGACACGAGACTGCTGATGTGCATTTGATTTGTATAATACTAGATTAGAATTAGATCATTCATGACCTTCATAGCATTAAGGATAACTGACTCCATAGTCTGTGATCGAACTGATACGTTATCTTTCTAATAAATGTGCTAGAGTTTAGGCCATTGTTAAATCACTCCAGCGAGCAAGGAAACCCTCCACAGGAAACACCATTGGTTTCTGTATGGACTGTTTCTATGAGGGTAAAGCAGGACACATgcaaaaatatacaaaagatGGATTGAAGTCAAGTCAGTGTGCAGCTGATAGTAGTTTCCACTCTAGATCTATTCTTCTCCATTTGTATGTTTTGCAAgggaagctgctgcagcctaCGCACTAGACTAGAGGACACCATGCCTGCAGACACGCCCCTCCCGCCCCTCACCTGGAGTAACCCCCAGTTCACCCACCTCAGCTCCCCGTCCAGCGCCTGGATCACGGCCGCGAAGCTCCGGCTGGTCTGGTTCAGGTACAGGTAGCAGGTCCGCAGGCTGTCGCTCATGGACTCCTGgcaggacagacaggagaaAGTGCTGTGTCGGTACAAGCTGGCGGCTCTCACGGCGCTGGAGGGGCGGGCGGCCTCCTGCAGGCCCCGCTCCCCGAGCCTCCAGCCCGGCAGCAGCCCCCGGGGAGCCGACCCTCCGCAGCCCCGCGGAGCCACCGACAGAGAGCGCTTGAACACGGCCAGGGAGACGGGACACTTGTAGCCAGCTCCGGCCATGGGAACGACGAGGAGCTACCAGACGACTGGGGCCATGGcgagacacaaacatgaagtCCATGCAGAGGACACGGGCGCGGGGAGGGCGAGCGACGTGCAAATGTTTTTGGGAGGACGTCAGGGTGAGGGAAACAAGCGCGCCGCTGATCTACAAACGCTGTGTACGTGAAGCGTAGTGTGTGCAGAGCGTTTGTAGATCTAATGTTGTGAATACATGGCTCCTCCTCCCACTTCGACCCAAAACACGACCGTCACCTCCTCACTGTTTACTAACCCGGTCCATGCCTCTGTAGCACGGATTCACCACAATATTCGTGTGACTGCTTTAAACAAAGTTAGATTATAGTTCATAAAGTGTTTTAAATGGAAAAGTCAGATCTAAAATGGCAAAAGGCCTTTTTATATGCGTATTAGCTAATGTTTTCTCTCAGTAACTGGGCAAAAGTAGATAAATAAGAAATAGAGATAATAGAAAATGATAAATAAGTTAAGGGGAACTATTATATTCTGGTTTCAACTAACCAGAAAgtccatgaattataaaaacAGCCATTTACTTCTATCGTTAATGTAGAATAAATCATAACAACACTGTAAGTAATCAGATGTTCTCTAGGTCTGTATCAACGTGTGTGCTGCAGATACAGGAAGTGTAATGTGCTGACATCTGGTGGCCCACAGTGGGAAAGACAGTAGGACGTAGAGGAGTTGTTATCATACAAATGaatgatagtaataataaaaagtataaatacgTTTAGGGGAACTTGTGGCAAAAGGCCAAAGagcgacagtgtgtgtgtgtgtctgtgtttgtgtgtgtgtgtgtgta is part of the Limanda limanda chromosome 18, fLimLim1.1, whole genome shotgun sequence genome and encodes:
- the fdft1 gene encoding squalene synthase isoform X2, which encodes MDILKSLGHPEELFNLFKFKMGGCSTVMPKLDYESMSDSLRTCYLYLNQTSRSFAAVIQALDGELRHAVCIFYLVLRALDTVEDDMTIPLDKKVPMLNNFHTFLYQDEWCFTESQEKDRQVLEDFPTISLEFRNLAQEYRDVISDICQRMGVGMAEFLEKKVGSMKEWDLYCHYVAGLVGIGLSQLFSASQLEDPDVGRDTEMANSMGLFLQKTNIIRDYLEDTQVARAFWPQEAWSQFAGRLEDLAQPVKLESALSCLNLLVTDALRHVPDVIAYLSRLRNQSVFNFCAIPQVMAIATLSKCYNNPMVFQGVVKIRKGQAVTLMMEATNMRAVHTIISQHSQEILQKVSLTDPSRDRTLHILALIREKSALSQSTLPSRTHHLSPMYLSAAMLLAALSWQYLSTTAAQAQGTGNIQGQ
- the fdft1 gene encoding squalene synthase isoform X1, with translation MAGAGYKCPVSLAVFKRSLSVAPRGCGGSAPRGLLPGWRLGERGLQEAARPSSAVRAASLYRHSTFSCLSCQESMSDSLRTCYLYLNQTSRSFAAVIQALDGELRHAVCIFYLVLRALDTVEDDMTIPLDKKVPMLNNFHTFLYQDEWCFTESQEKDRQVLEDFPTISLEFRNLAQEYRDVISDICQRMGVGMAEFLEKKVGSMKEWDLYCHYVAGLVGIGLSQLFSASQLEDPDVGRDTEMANSMGLFLQKTNIIRDYLEDTQVARAFWPQEAWSQFAGRLEDLAQPVKLESALSCLNLLVTDALRHVPDVIAYLSRLRNQSVFNFCAIPQVMAIATLSKCYNNPMVFQGVVKIRKGQAVTLMMEATNMRAVHTIISQHSQEILQKVSLTDPSRDRTLHILALIREKSALSQSTLPSRTHHLSPMYLSAAMLLAALSWQYLSTTAAQAQGTGNIQGQ